The genomic interval TACTTCATTCCTTTCCGAGTGCGGAAAACTACTCTCCTTTGCGAAACCCTATTGGAGACAGATGGCGATTGCCATTGGCTGCATGGTGCTTTATACTGCGGCGAATGGTATTCAAATCTCGCTGATTAAGCCGGTTATAGACAAGCTGGTATCGGGAGAATTAACGACCGCGACAACTACAGCATTGCCGGCCATCGATATAGACCCCCAAACCGACCTTAAAAAAAACACAAGGTCTCCACTGAGTGAATTTAAAAAAAACACCTTAAACAAATTTTCTTTTATCGGAAAATTGCGGGAACGAATGACGCGTTCCTTCACCAGTATTGGCATAGTAATAGCCATTCTCGCTCCGGTTATCTTTTTTACCAGTTATTTTCAGCAATATTACAGAAATTTCGTCAGATGGGCTGTTGTTGTGAATATCCGGAACAAGGTCTGTGACCACTTGTTGCCTCAGCCGTTAAGCTTTTTCGAGAACAGAAAAAGCGGCGATCTTCTTTCGAGATTGACAAACGACGTTGCTGTTACACAGGCAGGTCTCAAGGTGCTCTTTGATGAGGTGTTATTTCTGCCCATGCAATTGATTTGCGGGCTAGTCCTTGCATTCTATTTCAGTTGGAAATTATCTTTGTTTTCTTTAATTATTTTTCCGGTAGTTTTCATCCCTGCTGTTTTAATCGGAAAAAAGATAAAGAGGCACGGTAAAGGAAGCTTACGGCATCTCTCCGAACTCACAGATGCGTTTCGCGAGATATTTGCAGGGATACGGATTGTTAAATCATTCAGGATGGAAGATGAAGAACGTCGCGAAATTCATTTCATCGGAGAACGCTTCCTTCGCAGAACGCTAAAAATGGTAAAGGCAAAATCATTGAACAGCAGTACCAATGAGTTTATTTATGCGGTAGGGCTTGCCGCAATGGTTATATTGGGCGGCTATGTAGTTATGTCCCATCAAATTACTCCGGGGGAACTTGGCGGATTTATTACCGCAATTGGTTTTATGGTAATCACCTCTGTTAAGAAGATCGCAAAGAGCTACACGGGCTTGCAGGAATCTCTCGCCGGTGCAAACAGGGTATTTGAATTATTTAACATAGAGTCAAATATAAAGGACTCCCCTGATGCCGTAACGCTTGAAAAAATAGAGGAAGGCATATTCTTCAACAATGTGAGTTTTTCC from Candidatus Kuenenia stuttgartiensis carries:
- a CDS encoding ABC transporter ATP-binding protein, whose product is MKNTSFLSECGKLLSFAKPYWRQMAIAIGCMVLYTAANGIQISLIKPVIDKLVSGELTTATTTALPAIDIDPQTDLKKNTRSPLSEFKKNTLNKFSFIGKLRERMTRSFTSIGIVIAILAPVIFFTSYFQQYYRNFVRWAVVVNIRNKVCDHLLPQPLSFFENRKSGDLLSRLTNDVAVTQAGLKVLFDEVLFLPMQLICGLVLAFYFSWKLSLFSLIIFPVVFIPAVLIGKKIKRHGKGSLRHLSELTDAFREIFAGIRIVKSFRMEDEERREIHFIGERFLRRTLKMVKAKSLNSSTNEFIYAVGLAAMVILGGYVVMSHQITPGELGGFITAIGFMVITSVKKIAKSYTGLQESLAGANRVFELFNIESNIKDSPDAVTLEKIEEGIFFNNVSFSYEGKKEHVLKNICLNIQKGEVIAIVGESGAGKSTLVNLISRFYDPTEGSIAIDGIDLRRIKRESLLSHMALVTQQTFLFNRSLYENILYGRRDATMEEIQHAAKAANIHEFILSLPETYDTIVGEMGVKLSGGQRQRIAIARAILKNASILLLDEATSSLDYESEKLVQDALNNLIAGKTTIIVAHRLSTIQHCDRIIVMKQGQIVETGSHASLIHDDGEYKRVYQLHSNALHT